From a single Lolium rigidum isolate FL_2022 chromosome 7, APGP_CSIRO_Lrig_0.1, whole genome shotgun sequence genomic region:
- the LOC124677870 gene encoding dirigent protein 1-like, translating into MAPHAAVLLSLLALALAAPLAARAADTHLHFFLHDQVSGSNPTAVQIIKGPGSASSALGGMAFGDTTVIDDALTETPSATSAAVGRAQGYYMMSSQSGAVLMVCVNLLLTAGDYNGSTLAVIGRDDVTATTRELSVVGGTGKFRMATGYVVWRTNSSSGPDVTVELDVYVAALNGSSTIAADAPVSPIDGGGGAGTGSGSSGKSSSGAAALLPYGWANAVVAAVLVALAGCVW; encoded by the coding sequence ATGGCGCCGCACGCAGCCGTCCTCCTCTCTCTGCTGGCGCTCGCCCTCGCGGCGCCGCTGGCCGCGCGCGCGGCGGACACGCACCTCCACTTCTTCCTCCACGACCAAGTCTCCGGCAGCAACCCGACGGCGGTGCAGATCATCAAGGGCCCCGGCTCCGCCTCCAGCGCCTTGGGGGGCATGGCCTTCGGCGACACGACCGTCATCGACGACGCGCTGACGGAGACCCCGTCGGCGACGTCCGCGGCCGTGGGGCGCGCGCAGGGCTACTACATGATGTCGTCGCAGTCGGGCGCGGTGCTGATGGTGTGCGTGAACCTGCTGCTCACCGCGGGGGACTACAACGGCAGCACGCTCGCCGTCATCGGCCGCGACGACGTCACGGCCACCACGCGGGAGCTCTCCGTGGTGGGCGGCACCGGCAAGTTCCGGATGGCCACCGGCTACGTGGTGTGGAGGACCAACAGCTCCAGCGGCCCCGACGTCACCGTCGAgctcgacgtctacgtcgccgcgCTCAACGGCTCGAGCAccatcgccgccgacgcgccCGTCTCCcccatcgacggcggcggcggcgccgggacgGGCAGCGGATCCAGCGGGAAGTCGTCCTCCGGCGCGGCCGCGCTGCTGCCGTACGGGTGGGCCAACGCGGTGGTGGCCGCCGTCCTTGTAGCTCTGGCCGGTTGCGTTTGGTGA